The Phycodurus eques isolate BA_2022a chromosome 5, UOR_Pequ_1.1, whole genome shotgun sequence DNA segment CTGGCGTTGCCGAAGCCGACGTTGGCATTGGGGATGGGCACCATGGTGGGCTTGTTGTTGCCGGAGAATGCGTACCTGCGCgccatttaaaacacaaaacacaatcaGTCTTTTAATGGCAAGATCTTGAACTTTGGTGGCCAAATACAATTAGGACTTTTTCCGGTCAACTGTTGCATATTTGCGCCAAAATACAACCTTTTGTGGACAACCCTTGCTATTGAATGTCAAAGTAAGCGTTTTTGTGGCCAACTGCTGCATTGTAGTGTTGATTGGTCAAGCATTGCATttcagcaaaaacattttttttacaccagaATTATTCCATTTTAGTGCCGAAATACATGTACAAACCTGTGGTACTGCATGACAGAGTTGTAGTCATATGCCGTGTTCATGTTGAGCGTGTTCATCTTGTCGAAGGCGTACTCCCAACCTGACGAGGAGCATCACATCAGCACTCACaacatattgtgtgtgtgtgtgtgtgtgtgtgtgtgtgtgtgcgtgcgcgtgcgcgcagACCAGGCTGGATGTTCTCCCAGAGGATGCGGATGTGTCGGTCTCGGTCGGAGCGACACTGCTCATGGTTGAAACCGAGTGCATGCAGCAGCTCGTGCTGGACGGTGCTGTGGTACAAGCAGCCCTTGCGGTCCAGGGACAAGGGCTGAGCATTGCCACGGCGACCCACGTACGAGTAACACCTTGAATGAACAGCAAGTTAGTCACGTACCTGTAGTTACATTGATTGCGTGTCAGGTAGGTCACTGTTTCCTAACCTATTTTTGTGACAACATCTAGCAATTTTCGGAGTAAGGTTTGGCCTTTCTGTgccaaaatattactttttgtgGTCaaccattgcatttttttgtgccaaaatgacTTTTGTGGTCAACCATTgcatttttgtgccaaaataagactttttgtAGTCAACCATTGCATTTGTTGTggcaaaatgtgactttttgggTCAACCGTTGCATTTGTTGTGGCAAAATATGACCTTTTGTCATCAACCGTTTAATTTTTTTCGACTGGATTATTTTTATGCCGAAataacttttccttttttttttccttttttttttttttaaaacaacatactACTTTTTGTGGTCAACCACTGGATTCCTTGTCAGCTAAGAAACAACTTTTTGTGGTcaaccttttattttatttttttgtgccaaaacAGAACCTTCATTGCAATTCAGTGCTAACATCCGACTTTCGTTGTTACTTAGTGTGATCTAATGTAGccttttgtaattaaaaaaaaaaaaaaatgtaaatactatACTTCTCATGGCAACATATAGCCTTAATATATTTATAGCCTTTCTGTCAGCAAATAGTGTTTTCAGAGCAAAACAACAATATGCGGGAAACTACCCCGTTCCAGGCCAAATACATAATTTTTGTGGTCAACCATTACATTTTTGTCAACAAATACTGCACTTCCGTTActgaatatgaaacaaatccGATTGGCTCATTTTACAGGGGGTGGGAATCACTGTGGTAGGCGGGTAAGGTTAGGTAGGTAGCTGTATACCCATTGTTGGACTGAATGCTGATGTAGTCTCTCTGGCCGCTGCGATTGACGAAGCGAATGCAGGAGACAGACTGGAAGGAGTTCAGGCCGCGCTCGATGATAGAGCGCTCGCGAGaagcttaattaaaaaaaacaacaacaacatcatgtCACTATACTTTTCCTGCATATGAATGAACAAAGCATGAGTTCTGGAATGCATTAAATAAGTCAAATCTGATGAGAGTGAAGGtcattttttaactttgcaaTAGTTTAAGGAATGTGTTTGCAAAATACTAGAAGAGCAAAGTAATGTGATTACATAAAGCAGTGTTAGCGAGCGAGCACCAACAGTAATGTGATTACAAAAAGCAGGTAGAGCAGTGAAAGTAATGTGATTACAATAAAACAGTGTTAGCTTTGAGTACTGGCAGTAATGCGACTACAAAAGAGTGGTAGAGTattcaaaaatatgcaaatacaaAGAGCAGTACTGGCAGTTAAGAGCTCACAAAAAGCAGAGTTAGCGAGTACAGACAGTTAACTCATTcgctgccagccttcccagttaacatggatatttgatttctaaagccgtcaatggcagtgaatgtgttttaagtgtCAGCAAAAAGCAGCGTTAATTACTGACAGTAATGCAAGCACAAGAGTGGAAGAGGAGGCCTATTTAACGTGATTACAAAAGAGTGGTAGAGTATTCCAAGCAACGTGATTACAAAAAGCAGCAGTGACAGGAAAGGGATAACAACAAGCAGTGTTAGTGTGCACTGAAATTAAAGTGATAACAAAAAGCAGTGCTAAGTACGGACAGTAAGTCTAAGCGCTGACAAAAAGCAAGGTTACTGACAGTAACCGGGGGAGATGGTGTAGGCCACGTAGACTATGCCGTCCGCAGACTTGGCCCACATGCACCCTCGCGATGTGCACTGGTCAGCGTTCCGCTCGCCGTCTTTGTCGAAAGCAATGTCGTCCATCACCAGAGGCTCCTCCGCCGTGTGAACTGTCGACAGCGTCACATACAGTCGATCGATTGCGTTACGAGCACTAGCAGGTCGTGTTCGGAACGCTTGTCCGAACGTGACCCGTGTTAAGCGAGGGGTTAGTTTGACTTTGAAGGGACATTACCGACGTCTTTGTTGGCCCGCCACAGAAGCTCGGACACAGACGCCTCCTGCAGCAGTAAGCAATCAGTCCATCAATTAATATCACTTATATGCATACATCTGATCAAATTAtagagttttttatttttattttggtcaaatattattttgaatgcATAACATTTTCTGATACTGCATATAACGTAATGTAaaccttttattattattaatagttgtagtatttgtcactgcggtacaaaaaaaaaaaaaatacattaacaaatacaatatttaaaaacatattccaTGTTTGAATTGATATACATTTATAggctatttaaaacaaaatacatttttaatttacaccCCGGTGCTTTTAAGCAGGCggcacgatggccgactggttagagcgtcggcatCACagtttgcccgtaggtgtgactgtgagtgtgaatggttgtttgtttctatgtgccgtgcgattggctggcaaccagttcagggtgtaccccgcctcctgcccgatgacagctgggataggctccagcgcgcccgcgaccctggtgaggagaagcggctcagaaaactggtaaaaaaaataattcaataaataaaaatagattcaATTCAATGATTTATTTAATGGATCCTTCAATAAGTAAAATCAGTTAGATTtactaaatttaaattaaatatccTGGTGCAGTTGCAGTGGAGCTCTGctgatgcaaaaataaatgaatacaacacAATTTCTGACTATAGATATTCAATATAGGTAATTGATTTTTTGGGATTGACTTGAGAATTATTTTGAATAACAACCGaaaaatgagtaaaataaaaatgttggatatacactttttaaattgataaTAACATCagcaaaatcattttaaaattccaCCAAATAATTATACTACAATTTTcgttttacatccatccatccattttccgtaccgcttatcctcacgagggtcgtgggcgtgctggagcctatcccagctaactgagggcaggaggcggggtacactctcaacttgttgccagccaatcgcagggtacatataaacaaacacccattcgcactcacattcacacctatgggcaatttagagtcttcaatcaaccaaccacgcatgtttttgggatgtggtaggaaaccggagtacccggagaaaacccacgcaggcacggggagaacatgcaaactccacacaggcggggccggggattgaaccccggtcctcagaactgtgaggcagatatgataaccagtcgttcaccgtgccacccacaCTACTGGTGATGTTATAAATTCCACGAGTTAACAACTAGTTCCTCACTAGTAGTAGTACTAGCAAgcagttgttttattattaaaattaacaaTTTTGCATACTCCCGTTTACATAAAAATTTCGGGATACACGTAAACAATCTAACCTGCTCTGTGGCTGAGTTGCATTGAGCGAAGACAAACAGCGTGAATATGGTGAACAGCTTCATGATGAAGACCAGGACGACGACGGCGGGGTGATGCCTGCTGTGCCGCTCTTTAAAAGGTTCCTCCAATAACCTTGAAAACATACGACACATTCCCAGGAGCAACGGTGGGAATGTGGCCTGTTGCTTTCTGATATCTGCATGGACTGGATTCTGGAAGGCAACCTGTGAAATTCCCACATTCTGAGGTAGCTTGACAGGGTGGCAAACTAGTACAATGATCACATCTTACTAGTaacgttttttttccaccactcTATGACattttggcatactagtagaacaactacgTTACTAGTGATGCAAATTTACTAGTGGGCATTTTGCGGCTACTAGTAGGGCTCAGGAAGCTACGAGTGCATGACACCCTACTTGTTACTCATGCAGCACAATAGTTTATGAATGTTTAATTAcgtactagtaggccaaaagtggcattGTAGAGAAAACAAACGGACACAGTTGTTTTACTAGTAAGCTGAATCGAAACAAAGGGCGTACTAGTACGTGGACTAGCTGTGTGTAGTcgtatgtgcctttaagaggcgggccCAGCGGAGCTTACATGTGATGTCGGCAAGTCTGCGTGGGAGTGTCTTGGCGAGGACTGTGGTcacagcagctcctgcgtgaGTGTGCTCACTTTCTTTTACTGTTCTCCTGGTATtgaataaacagctgaaaattGCATTGGCACCCATGTGGAAGAGCATTAAAGTGGGAAATTAAACTTCGAAAAATGTGATATTGCGAGGCCGTGAACGATGAAatgcgatatagcgagggaacaccgtattggtttttttcccctttttttaatGATGGCATCTTGCTTTTAtacaacaaagaaacattttaaataatcaaaaaacaaacaaacaaaaaacaaaacaagtcaagTTTGTCAGATGCGTGTGAGCTGGTGCCACAGGCTGGACGGCAGGATGCTCTCCACCTTCTCCATGATGAAGTTGAGCGGCGCGAACAGCGTGCTCAGGAactggaaaaacacaaaacaacacaaacgtCACTAACCGCAACCCAAATGGTGGGCTCGAGAACTGGAAACGCACACAGGAGGTCTTACGAAATGGGCAGTGGACAGTGTACAGTTCGGAGTGCAAAGGAAATTGGACAGTAAAAATAGGCCTCactgctgaacagccccccggcaacgagactgactccgacaatgacgactttgatggatttatggaggaggattgataaaaaaataacgtgagtacattgttaaatacttcaataaagtacaaccgaactcagttttgctcctgctgcctttttaaaaacatacactagcatgcatgctagcatgcgtatgttttagcatgcgtgcatgcatgctaccgtatgttttaaactagcgtatgttttaccatgcctgcgcccaataatacggtgcgccttgtgtatgtgttgaatacagaaatagaccccgtaactgagagtgcgccttttaatacggtgcgccttatggtcgtgaaagtACGGTACCTGTTTTTGTAATGGTAGTAATAGTTTTTTGTgcgcatttttctttttctttggcaacAACCTATTCGAGCGCAAGCACAGtaatttgacagaaaaaaagttgtaattttatcagaaaaatgcatttaaaacaaaatcttaaaCTTAAAGAACTGAAGTAGCAAACTTACAGGaatcaaataattttacaaaacaatgtcCTTTTCTTTTGGAAAATAATTCACTCAAATTTGACAAGAATGAAGTTATTTTactggaatatttttttccaaaagaaaaaaaaaaaaaatcttattatcacaggaataaagtcagtattttaCATAAATAATGTCCTTtagagaaaaagttgtaatcttacaagaagcaagttgttgttttacacGAGGTCATCATGTTTCTCGGGTGAGCAGCGTAAATTTACCGCATAATACCTGTATATAAATTTGCAACATTAGATattacatatcatattggaatgcacTGTGGTGGTGGGTTGACAAGTGCTATCAAAcggatgcaaaagtaactatgaTATGATACGGCGGCACCCACGAGGACGTCATGACTCTCGGGTGAGCAGcgaatatttactgtattatatatCAATTTCTAACATTAGACATGACacatcatattggaatgaaagtgcacatTTTCACAACCCCTAGGTACTGGTGTACATTTATACAGTGTGAAAGAATCTTATTTTCCATACACTACACTATCGACTTTTAACGAATGTTTGCGGGCAAACAAAATGCCTATTTTACAGTATTAACAGTGGTTACctcctttttacacttgtatgacagttaatgttcaaatgggacaaaaatgttgtctgtacacttaataaaggttttattatgACCACATCAGTTGCAGAGGTTGATATTTCCTATGGGTAAAacgtgtatgtgtgagtgtgagtgtgtgtgtgtgtgtgtgtgagagtgatgcatgttttacagctACTTGTGACCATAGAATatggctaatgttgccatatgtgGGCTGAAATacccaagtttgggcagtgacaaaactacgctgcatgttaaaAGTTCTTGGTTTACAttgtctgtaatgtaaacacgagccGCTAGTGGCTGTCACgcctcactttgattggcctgcgaagcccaatagaagactttgcgTGTGGACATGTgacttgtgtcgtttgattggtgaatttgagtcaaacatcactgtggtaatcacggtggCGAGAGATGCTAACCGCTTTGGCGAAGACACCCATGAGTTCCGGGAACTGATGCGTGAGCAGAGCCAGCATGGCGGTGAAGGAGCAGAGGCCGGCAGTGAATAGGATGAAGAAGGGGAGCTCCTTCTTGGGGTACACCGACACCTCGTGGAACACTGCtttacacacacaagcacaaatgTTAGCTACGTGGTCATGTGGAAGTGGGCGGAGTAAAGGGAGTTGACAGTGAACCCTAGCCTATTCTCGATTTTTTTCTGTAGAATCAACTAACTAACTTTGCCATAAAACTAAGCTATTGGCATAAATCGgtctatttttgtgttatttttgtaaccCCCTAAGATGGCCGCCCAAACACCCCATTTCTTTTAAGGCGCTTGACAACCAACGGCAGCGTAAGGGAAAATTAGTATGTGTTGGTATGTGTGTGatagtgcatgtgtgtgtaagtgCGTGCATGTCTTACTGGGTAGCAGCTCTCTGTCTGCAGTCTCTGTGCAGATGGGATAAGGATAGAAGAGATGACCCTTCTCCAAAGGATATGGGATCATTCTGAACGCTAAGCACATGGAAAGACCTGATGATTAatgagtttatatatatatataaaaataaataaaacagttcATCTGGAAAATTTTCACACCGCTAAAACTAAGGAGGTCTTTTTGAAAACAATGCCACAAGCTTGGCACCCCATTATTAGGCCAGTTTTGGCCTAGTAATGGAATTTAATGAAATAAGGATGTacaataagaaaatgttgaaaaagtgaagcgctgtgaatacttcaTATGGATTATATGCATTAAtgttcacgtgtgtgtgtgagacttaCTGCCCTCCCAGGTGCAGTGCAGCAGATTGAGCGCTCCCTCTACGCGCTTCCAGTGCTGCAGGTGGAAGAAGGCATACGCAATGGCCTCGCTGTCTCCTCGCTTGAGGATGTGCTCCGGAGGAAGGATCAGACTCTTCATCTCCAGAAGGTACTGAACGAGTCACAAAGAAACATCACagtcagtcacatgaccaccagcacatgtttgtgaatgtgtgcgcgtgtgtgactGACTTTGGGGACGTGAGGGTTGAACTCCACAGCTCTGTGAATTGCCTCTACTGCATTCATCTCTGCGGTGCTCAAACCTCGCCTGGACGCTGCCTCTGGAGAGAAtctgaatgtacacacacatacacgggcATCGACAGTGTTTAAAGTTTGCCATGTACAGTGGCACAACGCCAGTcaaacaaaattatatttagtttgGTGTCATGTCATTGAGTGTGATGTCATGTCATTCACTTTAGTGTAGTCCCATTTAGTTTGTCATGTAATGCAGTGTGTCATTTACTGAAATGTCATGTAGTGTAGTGTCATTTATTGTGGTGTAGTgtcatttacagtgggtacggaaagtattcagacccccttaaaattttcactctgttatattgcagccatttgctaaaatcatttaagtacatttttcctcattaatatacaaacagcaccccatattgacaattttttttttattgttgacatttttgcagatttattaaaaaagaaaaactgaaatatcacacagccataagtattcagactctttgctcagtatttagtagaagcacagccatgagtcttttggggagcaggttttcacacctggatttgaggatcctctgccattcctccttgcagatgcTCTCCAGTTCTTTGAATCCATTcaggtgttttaaaaaattttttttttagtaaactccctgcaggctttcatgtgtcttgcactgaggagaggcttctgtcggccactctgccataaagccccgactggtggagggctgcagcgatgcgttgactttctagaactttctcccatctcccgactgcatctctggagctcagccacagtgatctttgggttcttttttacctcgctcaccaaggctcttctcccccgattgctcagtttggccggacggccatctctaggaagggttctggtcgtcccaaacgtcttccatttaagaattatggaggccactgtgttcttaggaaccttaagttcagcagaatttgtttttttgtcaccttgcccagatctgtgccttaccacaattctgtctctgagctcttcaggcagttcctttgacctcatgactctcatttgctctgacatgcactgtgagctgtaagatcttatatagacaggtgtgtggctttcctaatcaagtccaatcagtataatcaaacacagctgcactccaataaaggtgtagaaccatctcaaggatgatgagaagaaatggacagcacctgagttaaatatatgagtgtcacaacaaagggtctgaatacttatggctgtgtgatatttcagtttttctttaataaatcagcaaaaatttcaacaattctgctttttttctgtcgatatggggtgctgtgtgtacattaaggagaaaaaaaaaagattttagcaaatggctgcaatataacaaagagtgaaaacattACGGGGgtctttccgtacccactccAGATTagtgtacttttatttagtttaatgtcatatacagtaatccctcgtttatcccCGACCAACCTTGCGAATAGACAAAGTCACAAAGTAGAGACCatatattaaaatttttaaaatatattttaaagattcatccatataataacaaaatatatgcatgtgaggcagaggtattatttttgtccacttagggtcgccatcctcacattctacagtactgtagtatctgtgccTATCGGTGAGAGTTTAAAGGCAGGGCCTGGCCTTTTGGGTCAAGTGAAAGACAGAAAATGATAATGTAGAATTGgatggctgttaactggctaaacaCTCAGGTGTGGCGGCATCAGTTGAGGCTATCAGCAGGTTGTCtagaaatgtgtttgtgtttactctattttgctttgtttgtttgatttgttcaATGAAGTGATAGAAAGCGCACACGCAGCTATGTCTATATTCCCTCTATCCTAACCACCTGTGGATGGATTATAATTCATTCTAACTGGTGGTAggcattcactcccatttatgaAGTGTCCCCGAACGCACCCCACGCAGCTGCGACGTGGCTGCCTAAAGgcattttcacactgcacttgttCAATGTGAAAGGACCGCACGACACAGCAACAACGACCACGATGCCCCGGTCCAGCATGCACacatttggaagtgctgatgtAGCAGCCTACCAGGAACTAAACAGGTAGGTTTTCCCGCAGGAGAAGTAGACCGCACCTTGGCAACTTTGGAAAGATATCTTTTTGTTTGCAAAAGAAAGCTCCGTCCATCGCTGTGCCTTTTTATATACGTCATGGTATATGCATTTTCTATTGCATCCTAACATTCTGGACAGAAAGACACTGCAATTATCCGAGCTTCCTCCATTTCCCCCGGAataagcacttaaaaaaaaagcacacggaaatcactccgccagcccCTCTCCCATTGGAGGACTATTCTGAAGTCACCGCCGCTCTCAAAATAGAACTTCTTTCTGACACTCCGTGGCACAACCTCTGCATTGCCGGCCCGCGCCGCAAGACAGCAAAATGCGCTGTCGCCCCCTTAGCACACGCataatgaatgggaaagtcgagggCATCAATCGCAGTTCCAATTACGGTGTGAAAAGGTCTTAATGAATTGAACCGGTTGCCAAATAATACAGCGTTTATCCCCTAATATATGACAGCTCGTTAACAGTGTGTTTAGCCgggcttttttttattggaagcCCCTCATGAAACCTGACACGCTTAAACGAAAAAGAACTGccattcaaaatattttcatagatgccagaatgagcgcgttcATAATAACGTTCATCAAGCAGAAAGACTGCATTCAGTTCAGAGTCAGCCAAAATATGAAcgagttcatgaactttcattcattaAACTTCTTCAGGTACAATACTGAATCTCAGATAGTGCAGTGTAGCATGTAGTGTAGTTGATGCAGTTTCGTGTGGTGTCTGTACTCCATTGTAGTGTGGTGTGTAGTGTAGAGAGCCGCTACTCACTTGTCTGACACTGCTCTGGCTTTGAGCAAAGCTGCTGTATAGCATATTGTTGCAGATTTAGGTAAGCTAAtatctgtcacacacacacacacacatacacacacacacacacacacagagagagagaagacaaGTTACTTTTGCAGGGGAGGCATCAAGTCAATTACTAGTTAGTGTTCTGTGAAAGATCATCAGTTGTGCCATGGGAAATAAACCAATTTCACTTTATTGGCCCGAAAATTGtctatttactacaaataatgtatgtttgttCATGCCAGTGACATCTAGTGACAAGCAGAACCATTAtttgctcttccactagatggcagaaggtacaattaacctatGTAAAGTTTATGTGTGTGCACCATACCGTCGTATTTGGTCAGTACGGCCTGCACGTTGTTTTTATTACTCGGTGTACCTAATACATTgacacgtgtgcgtgtgtgtgtgtgtgtgcgctcgtACCGTCATACTTGGCCAGTACGGCCTGCACGTCGGCGTAGTTTTGCAGCTCCAGCAGCGACTCCAGCAGGTTTTCGTGGATGTTGAACATACTGAGGAGAGGGAACTCCTTCATTAACTGGAAAACACACAACTGTTGTTACATGTAATAGCAGACAGGGGGTGACACACAGTAAGCAGACACATAATGTGTGTCCGCACGCGTGTTCATGACTTACATCTCTCATCATCTTCACTGCCTCTCTCGTCCGGCCAAGCTTTCTGGAGCACAT contains these protein-coding regions:
- the LOC133403282 gene encoding suppressor of tumorigenicity 7 protein homolog isoform X2 is translated as MFGTESSLSMFLNTLTPKFYVALTGTSSLISGLILIFEWWYFRKYGTSFIEQVSVSHLRPLLGGVDSSSPSSSNASNGEADSSRQSVSECKVWRNPLNLFRGAEYNRYTWVTGREPLTYYDMNLSAQDHQTFFTCDSDHLRPADAIMQKAWRERNPQARISAAHEALELEDCATAYILLAEEEATTIMEAERLFKQALKAGEGCYRRSQQLQHHSTQYEAQHRRDTNVLVYIKRRLAMCSRKLGRTREAVKMMRDLCVFQLMKEFPLLSMFNIHENLLESLLELQNYADVQAVLAKYDDISLPKSATICYTAALLKARAVSDKFSPEAASRRGLSTAEMNAVEAIHRAVEFNPHVPKYLLEMKSLILPPEHILKRGDSEAIAYAFFHLQHWKRVEGALNLLHCTWEGSLSMCLAFRMIPYPLEKGHLFYPYPICTETADRELLPMFHEVSVYPKKELPFFILFTAGLCSFTAMLALLTHQFPELMGVFAKAFLSTLFAPLNFIMEKVESILPSSLWHQLTRI
- the LOC133403282 gene encoding suppressor of tumorigenicity 7 protein homolog isoform X8, with protein sequence MFGTESSLSMFLNTLTPKFYVALTGTSSLISGLILIFEWWYFRKYGTSFIEQVSVSHLRPLLGGVDSSSPSSSNASNGEADSSRQSVSECKVWRNPLNLFRGAEYNRYTWVTGREPLTYYDMNLSAQDHQTFFTCDSDHLRPADAIMQKAWRERNPQARISAAHEALELEDCATAYILLAEEEATTIMEAERLFKQALKAGEGCYRRSQQLQHHSTQYEAQHRRDTNVLVYIKRRLAMCSRKLGRTREAVKMMRDLMKEFPLLSMFNIHENLLESLLELQNYADVQAVLAKYDDISLPKSATICYTAALLKARAVSDKFSPEAASRRGLSTAEMNAVEAIHRAVEFNPHVPKYLLEMKSLILPPEHILKRGDSEAIAYAFFHLQHWKRVEGALNLLHCTWEGTFRMIPYPLEKGHLFYPYPICTETADRELLPMFHEVSVYPKKELPFFILFTAGLCSFTAMLALLTHQFPELMGVFAKAFLSTLFAPLNFIMEKVESILPSSLWHQLTRI